Proteins encoded together in one Artemia franciscana unplaced genomic scaffold, ASM3288406v1 Scaffold_1661, whole genome shotgun sequence window:
- the LOC136042646 gene encoding transketolase-like protein 1, translating to MKELRELKSTEHEVVWVRENPGDKVVLIGAGITMHEGLKATDTLATNGIHVCVIDPFTITPLDADTIRSHALRGGGKILTVEDHYPEGGIGESVACALSTDANIIVKRLAVNEVPRSGPPEVLLEKYGISSNCIVKAVYNLLQ from the coding sequence ATGAAGGAGCTACGTGAACTTAAAAGCACTGAACATGAGGTTGTGTGGGTTCGAGAGAACCCTGGCGACAAGGTTGTTCTCATTGGAGCGGGCATAACTATGCACGAAGGTCTGAAGGCGACTGATACCCTGGCGACTAACGGCATCCATGTGTGCGTCATTGATCCTTTCACAATTACACCCTTGGATGCTGACACCATTCGTTCTCATGCTCTACGGGGTGGTGGCAAGATACTCACTGTTGAAGATCATTACCCAGAGGGTGGTATTGGCGAATCTGTAGCTTGTGCCCTGTCGACTGATGCAAATATTATTGTCAAGCGTCTAGCAGTCAATGAGGTTCCACGATCTGGTCCCCCTGAGGTTCTTCTTGAAAAGTACGGTATTAGCTCAAATTGCATAGTCAAGGCCGTTTACAACTTACTCCAATGA
- the LOC136042647 gene encoding transketolase-like protein 2, translating into MYCVPYYNSVCYYNSDYGVADHENWHGKPFGDKAGSIVKNIEERIAGNVPAPIAESPVEDAPVVSIKNIRLSSVPAYKKGETVATRVAYGTALMKLAQNNSRVIGLDGDTKNSTYSEKIKKVSTDNYIECYIAEQNLVGFAIGAACRDRNVAFRSTFAAFFTRAFDQIRKDAMSQANINCVGSHAGVSIGEDGPSQMALEYLAMFRTIPVCTVFYPSDAVSCERACELAANTRGICFIRTSRPATVVIYNNEALFQVGKAKVVRENPGDKVVLIGVGITMNVILLLCYIYN; encoded by the exons ATGTACTGCG ttCCATATTATAATTCTGTCTGCTATTATAATTCTGACTATGGAGTGGCTGATCATGAAAATTGGCACGGTAAACCTTTCGGTGACAAGGCAGGTAGTATTGTTAAGAACATTGAAGAGCGTATAGCTGGCAATGTTCCTGCCCCAATTGCTGAGTCTCCGGTTGAAGATGCCCCAGTCGTTAGCATTAAAAACATTCGTCTATCTTCAGTGCCAGCTTACAAAAAAGGGGAGACAGTTGCCACTCGTGTTGCTTATGGTACTGCTTTGATGAAACTTGCCCAGAACAATTCCCGGGTCATTGGCTTGGATGGTGATACAAAGAATTCTACTTATTCCGAAAAAATCAAGAAGGTTTCCACCGATAATTACATTGAATGCTAcattgctgaacaaaatttagTTGGGTTTGCTATTGGTGCTGCTTGTCGTGACCGAAATGTTGCATTCCGTTCTACTTTTGCTGCATTTTTCACCCGCGCTTTTGATCAGATCAGAAAGGATGCCATGTCTCAGGCAAACATCAACTGTGTTGGATCACATGCTGGTGTGAGTATTGGTGAAGATGGACCGAGTCAGATGGCGCTTGAATATTTGGCTATGTTTAGAACTATCCCTGTTTGTACTGTATTCTATCCCAGTGATGCTGTGAGCTGCGAACGAGCCTGTGAACTGGCAGCTAACACAAGAGGTATCTGTTTCATTAGGACATCTAGGCCAGCCACCGTTGTTATTTATAATAATGAAGCACTATTCCAAGTGGGTAAAGCCAAGGTAGTCCGAGAGAACCCTGGTGACAAGGTTGTTCTCATTGGAGTGGGCATAACTATGAACGTCATTTTATTGTTATGCTATATATATAACTAG
- the LOC136042644 gene encoding transketolase-like protein 2: protein MCIHGRYFVCSFFHAMKYKVSAPKDPSSDRFILSKGHAATILYAAWAEAGLFPKSELLNLRKIDSDLEGHPTPRLNFIDVATGSLGQGLSVAAGMAYVGKNIDKASYRTYCLIGDGESAEGSIWEAMHFAGHYKLDNLVVIFDVNRLGQSEPTALQHDVETYRKRADAFGFQAIVIDGHNIEEIVRAFDEAAATKGKPTAIIAKTFKGQGLDGVSDHENWHGKPLGDKAGSIVKNIEERIAGNVPATIAESPVEDAPVVSIKNIRLSSVPAYKKGETVATRVAYGTALMKLAQNNSRVIGLDGDTKNSTYSEKIKKVSTHNYIECYIAEQNLVGVAIGAACRDRTVAFCSTFAAFFTRTFDQIRMGAISQTNINCVESHAGVSIGEDGPSQMALEDLAKFRTIPGCTVFYPSDAVSCERACELAANTRGICFIRTSRPATVVIYNNEALFQVGKAKVVRENPGDKVVLIGAGITMHEGLKAADTMATNGIHVCVIDPFTIKPLDADTIRSHTLRVGGKILTVEDHYPEGGIGESVACALSTDANIIVKRLAVNEVPRSGPPEVLLEKYGISSNCIVNAVYNLLQ, encoded by the coding sequence ATGTGCATCCATGGCAGATATTttgtctgttctttttttcatgcaATGAAGTACAAAGTCTCTGCTCCAAAAGATCCTTCTTCAGATAGGTTTATACTATCGAAAGGGCATGCTGCAACTATACTCTATGCAGCATGGGCTGAAGCTGGACTTTTCCCCAAGAGTGAACTATTGAACTTGAGGAAAATCGATAGTGATTTGGAGGGTCATCCAACCCCACGTTTGAACTTCATAGATGTTGCCACTGGATCCCTTGGTCAAGGACTTAGTGTAGCTGCTGGTATggcatatgttggaaaaaatattgacaagGCTTCCTACAGAACATATTGCTTGATTGGGGATGGAGAGTCTGCTGAAGGATCCATTTGGGAAGCAATGCATTTTGCTGGTCATTACAAGCTCGATAATCTTGTTGTTATTTTTGATGTTAATCGTCTCGGACAGTCTGAGCCAACAGCTTTACAACATGATGTAGAGACCTACAGAAAGAGGGCAGATGCATTTGGATTTCAGGCCATTGTTATCGATGGCCACAATATTGAAGAAATAGTTAGGGCTTTTGACGAAGCAGCAGCAACCAAAGGAAAACCAACTGCCATCATTGCCAAAACGTTCAAAGGTCAAGGACTGGATGGAGTGTCTGATCATGAAAATTGGCACGGTAAACCTTTAGGTGACAAGGCAGGTAGTATTGTTAAAAACATTGAAGAGCGTATAGCTGGCAATGTTCCTGCCACAATTGCTGAGTCTCCGGTTGAAGATGCCCCAGTCGTTAGCATTAAAAACATTCGTCTATCTTCAGTGCCAGCTTACAAAAAAGGGGAGACAGTTGCCACTCGTGTTGCTTATGGTACTGCTTTGATGAAACTTGCCCAGAACAATTCCCGGGTCATTGGCTTGGATGGTGATACAAAGAATTCTACTTATTCCGAAAAAATCAAGAAGGTTTCCACCCATAATTACATTGAATGCTAcattgctgaacaaaatttagTTGGGGTTGCTATTGGTGCTGCTTGTCGTGACCGAACTGTTGCATTCTGTTCTACTTTTGCTGCATTTTTCACCCGCACTTTTGATCAGATTAGAATGGGTGCCATTTCTCAGACAAACATCAACTGTGTCGAATCACATGCTGGTGTGAGTATTGGTGAAGATGGACCGAGTCAGATGGCGCTTGAAGATTTGGCTAAGTTTAGAACTATCCCTGGTTGTACTGTATTCTATCCCAGTGATGCTGTGAGCTGCGAACGAGCCTGTGAACTGGCAGCTAACACAAGAGGTATCTGTTTCATTAGGACATCTAGGCCAGCCACCGTTGTTATTTATAATAATGAAGCACTATTCCAAGTGGGTAAAGCCAAGGTAGTCCGAGAGAACCCTGGTGACAAGGTTGTTCTCATTGGAGCGGGCATAACTATGCACGAAGGTCTGAAGGCGGCTGATACCATGGCGACTAACGGCATCCATGTGTGCGTCATTGATCCTTTCACAATTAAACCCTTGGATGCTGACACCATTCGTTCTCATACTCTACGTGTTGGTGGCAAGATACTCACTGTTGAAGATCATTACCCAGAGGGTGGTATTGGCGAATCTGTAGCTTGTGCCCTGTCGACTGATGCAAATATTATTGTCAAGCGTCTAGCAGTCAATGAGGTTCCACGATCTGGTCCCCCTGAGGTTCTTCTTGAAAAGTACGGTATTAGCTCAAATTGCATAGTCAACGCCGTTTACAATTTACTCCAATGA